The Candidatus Eremiobacterota bacterium genome contains the following window.
GCTTTCCTTGCGTCGATAAGGGCGAGCCCAAGGGGCACGCTATTTTTCAGTCGGGCGACGACAACCCAATGCATGTAGCGGTGTTCGTACGGCCGTGCCCGGGCGGCTCCGTGGATGTCGTGGGGGGCGCGCCAAAACCGAAGGTTGGCGACGATCCCAACAAGCCGCACAAAGCCGAGCGACTTACCGCGGACAGCCCGCAGACATTGGTCGTTCGGGGCGTAACGGTCGGTATTACCTGTCGCGGGGGAGGCCAGGGGACCTGTAGCTATCGTATCGTCAAAATCTGGTAGACGGCAACGACGTAGGGGATATCGTGTCCGCGATTGACCCCGGCCCGAGGACGGGGTACGGTTACCCTATGCACGTCCGCGAAGGAGAACGCCGCATCGAGAGCATTGCCGGCGACGTTCGCAAAGCGCTCGGCGACGCGGCGCTGCAAGCGCAGTTCGCGCTGATTGTCGGCGCGAAGAACGCGATCGTCTCGGAGAGCCAGCTGCGGACGTACGAGTGCGACGGGCTGCTCGGCTATCGGGTGCGCCCGCAGATCGTCGTGCTCCCCGGTTCGACCGAAGAGGTCGCGGCTTGCGTGAAGCTCGCCCGCGAGCTGAACCTGCCGGTCGTTCCGCGCGGCGCCGGCACCGGACTCTCGGGCGGCTCGCTGCCGAGCGAAGGCTCGGTCGTGATCGGCTTGTCGCGGATGAAGAAGATCCTCGAGGTCGACCTGCCGAACCGCGTTGCGCGCGTGCAGCCCGGCGTGATCAACCTCGACATCACCCGCGCGCTCGAGGGCGACGGTTGGTACTACGCTCCCGACCCGAGCTCGCAGAGCGTCTGCACGATCGGCGGCAACGTCGCGGAGAACTCCGGCGGCGCGCACTGCTTGAAGTACGGCTTCACGGTGAACCACGTGCTCGGCCTGACGCTGGTGCTGCCGGACGGCGAGGTCGTGCAGCTCGGCTCGCGCGCCGGCGAGCCGGACGCGCTCGGGTACGACTTGGTCGGCGTCGTCGTCGGCAGCGAAGGGATGACCGGGATCGTCACCGAGGTGCTCGTGCGCGTGCTGCGCACCGCCGCGCGCACGCAGACGCTGTTCGCAACGTTCCCGTCGACCGACGAAGCCGGCGACGCGGTCTCGCGGATCATCGGCGCCGGAATCGTTCCGGCGGCGATCGAGATGTGCGATCAGCTCGCGATCGAAGCGATCGTCAAGGCGACCGGCGTCGACTGGCCGCTCGACGTCGGCGCGCTGCTGCTGATGGACGTCGACGGCGTCGACGCCGAAGTCGAAGAGACCGCCGCGCGCGCGTACGATCACCTGCGCGCGGCTGGGGCGCTGGTGATCCGAGCCCCGCGCGACGAAGCGGAGCGCGCGCTGGCGTGGAAAGGCCGCAAGTCCGCGTTCGCGGCGATGGGCCGCATCTCGCCGAACTACCACGTACAGGACGGCGTCATCCCGCGCAAGGACATCGCGCCTGTGCTGCGCGAGATCGCCGCGCTCGGCGCGAATGCAGGCCTGCGCATTGCAAACGTCTTCCACGCCGGTGACGGCAACTTGCACCCGCTGGTGCTGTACGACGGACGGATTCCGGGCCAGGAGCAGATCGCCGAGCTGGTCGCGGGCGAGATTTTGCGCGTCTGCCTGCGCTACGGCGGCTCGGTGACCGGCGAGCACGGCGTCGGCCACGACAAGGCGTGCTACCTCGGCGAGCAGTTCAACGCCGACGACCTCGAGACGATGCAGATGGTCCGCGCCGCATTCGATCCCGAACGGCGCTTCAACCCGGAGAAGGTGTTTCCGACGCCGCGGCTGTGCGGCGACAAGCCGGGCGCGTACGTGGCGCACCCGGCCGAAGTCAGCGGCGAAGCCGGGCGCGGCTGATGTCGGCCATCAGCGTCGCGGGCGTCGAGCCGCGCGAGGTCGTCACGCCGCGCACGATCGAGGAGCTCGCCGGGATCGTGCGCGCGCTGCACGCGGAGCGCAAGCCGTTCGCGTTCGTCGGCGGCGGGACGCACTTGGAGCTCGGCAATTCGCCGCGCGCGCTCGACACCGTCGTGCGCACGACCGCGCTCGACGCCGTCGTCGACTACGCGCCCGAAGACCAGACGATCACCGTCGAAGCGGGGATGACGCTCGGCGAGCTCGACCGCGTGCTGGCCGAGCACGGTCAGATGTTGCCGCTCGACGTCGCCGACCGCGAGCGCGCGACCGTCGGCGGCACCGTCGCGACGAACGTCTACGGCCGGCGGCGCCAGCGCTACGGCACCGCCAAAGATCTGATCGTCGGCGTCGGCATCGTGCGCCCCGACGGCGTGCGCGCGCGCGGCGGCGGCAAGGTGGTGAAGAACGTCGCTGGGTTCGATCTGCCGAAGCTGATGGTCGGCTCGCTCGGCACGCTCGGCGCGATCGCGACGGTGACGTTCCGGCTGTATCCGATTCCGAAGTCCACGCGCGCCGCCGTGCTGCGCTTCGAGCACGAAGCGTCGATCGACGAAGCGCTGCGCGCGTTGGTCGCGTGCCGGCTCGAGCCCGAGTCGGTTGCACTGTACAACGACCGCGCGCTGGTCGTGACGTTCGTGGGTACCGAGCCGGGTGTCGCCGAGCAGATGCGCACGCTGCTCGAGCAGATCGTCCCCGGGGCGGAAGCCGATGCCGCGGAGCTCACCGAGCTCGAGCGCGAAGCGTACGAGCAGCGCGAGCGCGCGGTGCGCCGCGACGGCCCGTGGCGCTTGCGCGTCATCGCGCCGCCGTCCGAGCCGGTCGCGACCGTCGCCAACACGATTCCCGCCTCACCGCTCGCCGTTCCCGTCGCCTACCCGATGCTCGGCGTTTCCCTGCACGCGCTCAGCGACGCAACGTTCGCCGGCGGTTCCGACGC
Protein-coding sequences here:
- a CDS encoding FAD-binding protein; this encodes MHVREGERRIESIAGDVRKALGDAALQAQFALIVGAKNAIVSESQLRTYECDGLLGYRVRPQIVVLPGSTEEVAACVKLARELNLPVVPRGAGTGLSGGSLPSEGSVVIGLSRMKKILEVDLPNRVARVQPGVINLDITRALEGDGWYYAPDPSSQSVCTIGGNVAENSGGAHCLKYGFTVNHVLGLTLVLPDGEVVQLGSRAGEPDALGYDLVGVVVGSEGMTGIVTEVLVRVLRTAARTQTLFATFPSTDEAGDAVSRIIGAGIVPAAIEMCDQLAIEAIVKATGVDWPLDVGALLLMDVDGVDAEVEETAARAYDHLRAAGALVIRAPRDEAERALAWKGRKSAFAAMGRISPNYHVQDGVIPRKDIAPVLREIAALGANAGLRIANVFHAGDGNLHPLVLYDGRIPGQEQIAELVAGEILRVCLRYGGSVTGEHGVGHDKACYLGEQFNADDLETMQMVRAAFDPERRFNPEKVFPTPRLCGDKPGAYVAHPAEVSGEAGRG
- a CDS encoding FAD-binding oxidoreductase, producing MSAISVAGVEPREVVTPRTIEELAGIVRALHAERKPFAFVGGGTHLELGNSPRALDTVVRTTALDAVVDYAPEDQTITVEAGMTLGELDRVLAEHGQMLPLDVADRERATVGGTVATNVYGRRRQRYGTAKDLIVGVGIVRPDGVRARGGGKVVKNVAGFDLPKLMVGSLGTLGAIATVTFRLYPIPKSTRAAVLRFEHEASIDEALRALVACRLEPESVALYNDRALVVTFVGTEPGVAEQMRTLLEQIVPGAEADAAELTELEREAYEQRERAVRRDGPWRLRVIAPPSEPVATVANTIPASPLAVPVAYPMLGVSLHALSDATFAGGSDATPDWHVRDLRATVAAGTHNRGHVVFDAMPDAARGLVDAWGPPPPSFALMQALKHNFDPLGLCNPGRSVGGL